AACTTCTCATTGAAAATGGATCATGGCAGCCGCACAGCAAACTTCCTTCTTTACGTGAGCAAGTGCAACGATCAGGATTTAGCTTAATTACCGTGATGAACGCTTACCAAGAACTGGAAGCGCAAGGATTGATTTATTCAAAAGAAAAGTCAGGTTATTTTGTCGCTGAGCAAAATAATATCCAAATTCCACAAGCTTATTCGGTGGTCTCTTTAAACCCCAAAATTGAAATTAACTCCTTGGTGTTTAAATACCTGAAGTCGATTCAATCCAAACAGGTCAGCCCACTAGGTTCTGCATTTCCAGATAGTCAGTTACTCTATCCACCCAAACTGATTCAGATCATGGGGCAACTTTCCCGCAATCGCCATAGTTATGATCAGACCACCAATCTACCGCCTGGGAATTTAGCCCTCAGAAAACTCATTGCTCAACGCTATTGTATGCAAGGGATTCCAACCGATGCAGATGACATTGTCATTACATCTGGTGGTTTAGAAGCGTTGAATCTTTCCCTGCAAGCGATTACTCAGCCGGGCGATTATATTTTATTGCAGCAAACCATCTTCTATGGCGCATGGCAGGCAGCTGAACGTTTGGGACTCAAGGTGATTACCCTGCCAGAACATCCACAACATGGCTTTGATATTGAAGCTTTTGAACAAGTCATTAAAAACTATCCGATCAAAGTGTGCTGGTTTATGTTGAACGCACATAACCCGATTGGCTTTACCGTCAGCGATGAGATCAAATATAAAATTGCCAAGCTATTGCATGAACATCAAATTCATTTGATCGAAGATGATGTCTATGAAGAACTATTTTATGGCAATCAAAAGCCGCTACCCATGAAGTATTTTGATCAACAGAATCTGGTGTTGCACTGCTCTTCTTTTTCCAAAACCTTGGGTTCAGGGTTTCGTATGGGATGGGTCTATGCTGGCAAATTTTCCGAACATATTCAGCATTTGCAATTAATGAGCACCATTTCAGCCAATGCGCTGATCCAGAATGCACTGGTGGAGTTTCTCTCCCATCATCATTATGAAAAGCATTTAAGAACGCTTAGACGGGCTTTGGAAAAGAATAAAAAACAATTCTTTCAATATCTCAAACAACATCTACCAAAAGACTGTAAGGTATATAACTATCCAAGTGGCTATTTTCTCTGGATTCAGTTGCCAGACAAAGTCAGCAGTATGCAAATCTATGAACAGCTGATTCAACAACAGGTCGGCGTTGCGCCAAGCCCTTTATTTAATGTGTTGCCCTCACATCAACATTTTATTCGTATGAATTGTTCCTTTGAATGGACCGAACAGATTCAGCATTCGCTAGAACTTTTTATTGTAACGGTTCAGTTGGCGATGTCGGATGAATCGGCCTTGGACAAATAGCTTTTCCGATACTGACTCGGTGTTTCCCCAAACATCTTTTTAAAAGCGCGAATAAAATTTGTGGCTTCTTCATACCCCACCAGAGCTGCAACATCCTGAATACTATATTGTGGTTGTTGCAGTAACTTTTTGGCCTGACTAAAACGTACCTCAGCCAAAATCTGCAAGAACGTCGTTCCTTGTGCCTGCAAATGTCGCTTGATGGTTCGTTCAGACATATTCAAACGCTGTGCAATCAACGCTAATGTCGGGTAAGTATTGCCAGCTTTGTATAACAACTCAGAACGAATGCTTTTCTGCAGATCGCGCGTCGACTCTTTGAGTAATTTCAATTTGTCATTTTCGCAATACAATAATGCCTGCTGGAATGCGACTTGATCAGCATTGGGATTTTTACAATGCAGATATTGCTTGGGAAAACGCAGGCCATTGCGTTGCTGATTAAAATGAATCTTGATTTGGGATAAATCGACACGTTTATAATTTTGTGCATCGGCCCAATCAACAAAGACCTCACAACGTTCAACAATGTTTTCAGAAAACAAAGCTAAAAAATGAATCGCCCCAAATAGCAAACTTTCAATCATAAACTGCCGTAATTGATCAGATTGCTGCTCATTGCCAAATTTGACAGGATGTACACCATCCAAATAGACATAGACAAAGTCTTCATCAATATACGATTCAGGGGTGAAGTTCTGGATGCGTGTACAGAAATACTGCTGGCACAGCGTTAATGCAGTTTCAACATCCGTACAACTCAGAAATGCAAAACCTAAGGCTCCATGCGAAGTGGGACGTAATTTAAAACCATATTCAATCCCAAGCCGTGGATTATCGGTCAGCCTTAAAGCATTCACCACCAGCTTTGACCATTGATGCGCACTCATTTTGGCATCGGCTTGTTTCATTTCTGTCAGCACTAATCCTGTGCCAGATAAAACTATTTCAATATCAATCGCATAATCATGCACAATTTCTAATAATAGATGTGCATAAGAAACCGAGATGGTTTCTTGAAACAGTCCAAAAGGATCTCGCATCGCACATCCACTGTCCTAAAATGATCATCAATATGGCATAGTCACACCTATTGTGCGAGTGTTTTATTCGAAATAATGACTGCAATCAATCAACCATCGCAGAATGAGGAAGCGCTTCAATGACCACCATGACGCTTGATCAACAGCAGTCTATTTATGTTCTCACCTTAACCAATGGCGATCAGGAAAATGTCTTAAATCAAGATGTGCTGAATGAATATATCGAGATCTTTGATGAAATCGAGCGTCATTCGCATAATGCTTGCCTAGTCATTCAAAGCGACCATCCTAAAACATTTTGCAATGGCTTAGACCTCGCTTGGTTAATGCAGCAATCCATGCAAGATAAAAAAGCTTTTACCTTAGAACTGGAAAATATGCTACTGCGCTTGGCCTTACTCAACTTACCAGTGATTGCTGAGATTAATGGCAATGCTTATGCAGGTGGTGCAATCTTGGCATCTGCATGTGACTTCCGCTTGATGCGGGCAGACAAAGGACGTTTTTGCTTTCCTGAAGTCAAACTGACCATTCCTTTTACTGACTGTATTGCAGAAATTGTGCAACTCCT
This genomic stretch from Acinetobacter sp. C32I harbors:
- a CDS encoding PLP-dependent aminotransferase family protein; protein product: MYKSEQLAHNLKLLIENGSWQPHSKLPSLREQVQRSGFSLITVMNAYQELEAQGLIYSKEKSGYFVAEQNNIQIPQAYSVVSLNPKIEINSLVFKYLKSIQSKQVSPLGSAFPDSQLLYPPKLIQIMGQLSRNRHSYDQTTNLPPGNLALRKLIAQRYCMQGIPTDADDIVITSGGLEALNLSLQAITQPGDYILLQQTIFYGAWQAAERLGLKVITLPEHPQHGFDIEAFEQVIKNYPIKVCWFMLNAHNPIGFTVSDEIKYKIAKLLHEHQIHLIEDDVYEELFYGNQKPLPMKYFDQQNLVLHCSSFSKTLGSGFRMGWVYAGKFSEHIQHLQLMSTISANALIQNALVEFLSHHHYEKHLRTLRRALEKNKKQFFQYLKQHLPKDCKVYNYPSGYFLWIQLPDKVSSMQIYEQLIQQQVGVAPSPLFNVLPSHQHFIRMNCSFEWTEQIQHSLELFIVTVQLAMSDESALDK
- a CDS encoding AraC family transcriptional regulator is translated as MRDPFGLFQETISVSYAHLLLEIVHDYAIDIEIVLSGTGLVLTEMKQADAKMSAHQWSKLVVNALRLTDNPRLGIEYGFKLRPTSHGALGFAFLSCTDVETALTLCQQYFCTRIQNFTPESYIDEDFVYVYLDGVHPVKFGNEQQSDQLRQFMIESLLFGAIHFLALFSENIVERCEVFVDWADAQNYKRVDLSQIKIHFNQQRNGLRFPKQYLHCKNPNADQVAFQQALLYCENDKLKLLKESTRDLQKSIRSELLYKAGNTYPTLALIAQRLNMSERTIKRHLQAQGTTFLQILAEVRFSQAKKLLQQPQYSIQDVAALVGYEEATNFIRAFKKMFGETPSQYRKSYLSKADSSDIAN
- a CDS encoding enoyl-CoA hydratase/isomerase family protein; protein product: MTTMTLDQQQSIYVLTLTNGDQENVLNQDVLNEYIEIFDEIERHSHNACLVIQSDHPKTFCNGLDLAWLMQQSMQDKKAFTLELENMLLRLALLNLPVIAEINGNAYAGGAILASACDFRLMRADKGRFCFPEVKLTIPFTDCIAEIVQLLPNQHAIWEMSLTGKSMTGIECLEAHVVHQIHPAESLNAEVFKFAEEISQKHRLTYAVIKRQLRHRIVEIAKQRQLYNPEKFAHPFMI